From a region of the Tenggerimyces flavus genome:
- a CDS encoding class I SAM-dependent methyltransferase, with the protein MDESVRRRQGRSFGSVADVYERSRPGYPEAAVRWLVGTDGPARVVDLAAGTGRLTEQLVNLGHFVVAVEPSAQMIDKLTRRIRRGVAAVQANAEAIPLRTARSDALVVGQAFHWFDTGPALHEIARVVKTGGMFGLVWNIRDESVPWVRRLSTILSTGGDNSEGLVEAVDDSRLFRDIEVAEFRLWQQLDKDSLLALASSRSYVATLPPGDRQEILAKVGRLYDVTARQPDGLVMPYKTMCYRAEVR; encoded by the coding sequence ATGGACGAGTCGGTACGACGGCGACAGGGCCGGTCTTTCGGCTCGGTCGCGGACGTCTACGAGCGCAGCCGCCCGGGCTACCCGGAAGCGGCCGTTCGCTGGCTGGTCGGCACCGACGGTCCGGCCCGCGTCGTCGACCTCGCCGCGGGGACCGGCCGGCTGACCGAGCAGCTCGTCAACCTCGGCCATTTCGTGGTCGCCGTCGAGCCGTCCGCGCAGATGATCGACAAACTGACCCGCCGGATCCGCCGGGGCGTCGCGGCCGTGCAGGCGAACGCGGAAGCCATCCCATTGCGGACGGCGAGGTCGGACGCGCTCGTAGTGGGTCAGGCGTTCCACTGGTTCGACACCGGTCCGGCGCTGCACGAGATCGCGCGGGTGGTGAAGACCGGCGGCATGTTCGGCCTGGTGTGGAACATCCGCGACGAGTCGGTCCCCTGGGTGCGCCGGCTGTCGACCATCCTGTCCACGGGCGGCGACAACTCCGAGGGCCTGGTCGAGGCCGTCGACGACAGCAGGCTGTTCCGGGACATCGAGGTGGCGGAGTTCCGGCTCTGGCAGCAGCTGGACAAGGACTCGCTGCTGGCGTTGGCGTCGTCTCGTTCGTACGTCGCGACGCTGCCGCCGGGTGACCGGCAGGAGATCCTCGCCAAGGTGGGGCGGCTGTACGACGTGACCGCGCGGCAGCCGGACGGACTGGTCATGCCGTACAAGACCATGTGTTACCGGGCCGAAGTGCGTTGA
- a CDS encoding sensor histidine kinase — MRDLLPALAIGLVAVVVAVVLARMVRRRHFGTPADLATFRTLHTASLASPPLRTGLNDASAEKAVRHLRALLGTSAVALTDTSRLLAWDGAGNHHHDGQAVLLASGAISQGQTEVLGPDQVRCGEPDCPIRHAVITPVTVEERVVGTLQAYGRETSAGLVRAATEVARWVSGQLELAELDQSRTRAMEAELRALRAQISPHFIYNSLTAIGSFIRTDPERARELLLEFADFTRYSFRRHGEFTTLAEELRSIDRYLLLEKARFGDRLHVTLRVAPEVLPVAIPFLCLQPLVENAVRHGLENKPGTGRISIAASDMGNETLIAVEDDGVGMDPERVRRALAGDPSSESVGLGNVDERLRTVFGDQYGLVVETAEGAGTKVSMRVPKFHPGVRAS; from the coding sequence GTGAGGGACCTCCTGCCCGCGCTCGCGATCGGGCTGGTCGCCGTCGTCGTCGCGGTGGTGCTGGCGAGGATGGTCCGGCGGCGGCACTTCGGTACGCCCGCGGACCTGGCGACGTTCCGTACGCTGCACACCGCCTCGCTCGCCTCGCCGCCGCTGCGGACCGGGCTGAACGACGCGTCGGCGGAGAAGGCGGTCCGGCACCTGCGAGCCCTGCTCGGGACGTCGGCGGTCGCGCTGACCGACACGAGCAGGCTGCTCGCGTGGGACGGCGCCGGCAACCACCACCACGACGGGCAGGCCGTGCTGTTGGCCTCGGGCGCGATCTCACAGGGGCAGACCGAGGTGCTGGGGCCGGACCAGGTGCGCTGCGGCGAGCCGGACTGCCCGATCCGGCACGCGGTGATCACGCCGGTGACGGTGGAGGAACGCGTCGTCGGCACCCTGCAGGCGTACGGCCGGGAGACCTCGGCCGGCCTGGTCCGGGCCGCGACCGAGGTGGCGCGCTGGGTGTCCGGGCAGCTCGAGCTGGCCGAGCTGGACCAGTCCCGTACCCGGGCGATGGAGGCCGAGTTGCGGGCGCTGCGGGCGCAGATCTCGCCGCACTTCATCTACAACTCGCTGACGGCGATCGGCTCGTTCATCCGGACCGATCCGGAGCGGGCGCGGGAGCTGCTGTTGGAGTTCGCGGACTTCACCCGGTACTCGTTCCGCCGGCACGGCGAGTTCACGACGCTCGCGGAGGAGCTGCGGTCGATCGACCGGTATCTGCTGCTGGAGAAGGCGCGCTTCGGCGACCGGCTGCACGTGACGCTGCGGGTGGCGCCGGAGGTGTTGCCGGTGGCGATCCCGTTCCTCTGCCTGCAGCCGTTGGTGGAGAACGCCGTTCGGCACGGCCTGGAGAACAAGCCGGGAACGGGCCGGATCTCGATCGCCGCGTCGGACATGGGCAACGAGACGCTGATCGCGGTCGAGGACGACGGCGTGGGGATGGACCCGGAGCGCGTTCGGCGTGCGCTGGCTGGCGATCCGTCGTCGGAGTCGGTCGGGCTCGGGAACGTCGACGAGCGGCTCCGGACCGTCTTCGGCGACCAGTACGGGCTGGTGGTCGAGACCGCGGAGGGCGCGGGGACGAAGGTCAGCATGCGGGTGCCCAAGTTTCACCCGGGCGTTCGCGCGTCCTGA
- a CDS encoding NYN domain-containing protein codes for MVPVIVRDAGVGPADIPLGVESRPFGRPRARVSWVTSALRLIRRPNAGIDDRDMTTSQATPALARSTWRARWPSWVGYAAAIWSLAYGIAGTYWALGGAAYPFGLHWDPSGKPISILDPVPQETFAPILAGVGFAGAVVGVAMARLRRGAALAGFAAVLGVALAVVVPDYRPLMAVARTPIILVGLPFGFPKGVTVATFVESMFTWPVVNQLLFIGGGALWLATGAAFWRRTRSACENCGRTTPPTHWTSPAAAARWGRWAVGLAVAVPVFYAATRWSWALGIPLGVAPRFLRAEAAETPEIWLAGAMLATLAVGGAVLTLGLVQRWGEIYPRWIPFLRGKPVRPRTAIIPATLVACLIPGAGLMEVRRNLPAVVAGGLGDTWGVIVPGMLWPIWGAALAAATLAYYYRRRAACGACART; via the coding sequence ATGGTTCCGGTGATCGTACGCGACGCGGGCGTCGGACCTGCGGACATTCCCCTCGGCGTCGAATCTCGGCCGTTCGGGCGACCGCGCGCGAGGGTGTCCTGGGTCACGTCGGCACTTCGGCTGATCCGGCGACCGAACGCCGGGATCGACGATCGGGACATGACGACCTCGCAGGCCACGCCTGCCCTCGCACGCTCCACCTGGCGGGCCCGTTGGCCTTCCTGGGTGGGCTATGCCGCGGCGATCTGGTCCCTGGCGTACGGCATCGCCGGAACGTATTGGGCGCTCGGCGGAGCCGCGTACCCGTTCGGCCTGCACTGGGATCCATCCGGCAAGCCGATCTCGATCCTCGATCCCGTTCCGCAAGAGACGTTCGCGCCCATCCTGGCCGGGGTCGGGTTCGCCGGCGCGGTCGTGGGTGTCGCGATGGCCCGGCTCCGGCGCGGCGCGGCGCTCGCCGGCTTCGCGGCGGTGCTCGGGGTCGCGCTCGCGGTCGTCGTCCCCGACTACCGACCCTTGATGGCGGTCGCGCGAACGCCGATCATCCTGGTGGGACTGCCGTTCGGGTTCCCGAAGGGCGTCACGGTGGCGACGTTCGTCGAGTCGATGTTCACCTGGCCGGTCGTCAACCAGCTGCTGTTCATCGGCGGCGGTGCGCTGTGGCTCGCGACCGGCGCGGCGTTCTGGCGGCGGACGCGGTCTGCCTGCGAGAACTGCGGTCGTACGACTCCTCCGACGCACTGGACGTCGCCGGCCGCGGCCGCCCGGTGGGGCCGGTGGGCGGTTGGCCTGGCCGTCGCGGTGCCCGTCTTCTATGCGGCGACCCGCTGGTCGTGGGCGTTGGGGATCCCGCTCGGCGTGGCACCGCGGTTCCTCCGGGCCGAGGCGGCGGAGACGCCGGAGATCTGGCTCGCCGGCGCCATGCTGGCGACGCTCGCGGTCGGCGGTGCCGTCCTCACCCTCGGCCTGGTGCAACGCTGGGGCGAGATCTACCCGCGCTGGATCCCGTTCCTGCGCGGCAAGCCGGTCCGGCCGCGGACCGCGATCATCCCGGCGACGCTCGTGGCCTGCCTGATTCCGGGCGCCGGACTGATGGAGGTACGCCGGAACCTCCCCGCCGTCGTCGCCGGCGGACTCGGCGACACCTGGGGCGTGATCGTGCCGGGGATGCTGTGGCCGATCTGGGGTGCCGCGCTCGCGGCGGCGACGCTGGCGTACTACTACCGGCGCCGGGCGGCATGCGGTGCCTGTGCCAGGACGTAG
- a CDS encoding Rv3654c family TadE-like protein: protein MRERGSGTVLALGLGAVLIVGGLVGMALATVIAATHRVDAAADLAALSAARLLVEGEEEACAKARSVAVENGVELESCQTANLIVDVVVRARTARLFGTSLTVRARARAGPSTIEQQREGATQRADRTRDRLVFRQPETSALEEAAGSKPNCSRKVAAPAGRETLPGAALATTRERKQQGQPLQTELL, encoded by the coding sequence ATGAGAGAACGCGGAAGCGGAACGGTCCTCGCGCTCGGCCTCGGCGCGGTCCTCATCGTCGGCGGCCTGGTCGGTATGGCGCTGGCCACTGTCATCGCCGCGACGCATCGCGTGGATGCCGCGGCGGATCTCGCCGCGCTGTCGGCCGCGCGACTGCTCGTCGAGGGCGAGGAGGAAGCCTGCGCGAAGGCCCGTTCGGTGGCCGTCGAGAACGGCGTCGAGCTCGAGAGCTGTCAGACAGCCAACCTGATCGTCGATGTCGTGGTACGAGCCAGAACGGCCCGACTGTTCGGCACGTCGCTCACGGTACGAGCCCGAGCTCGCGCCGGACCCTCGACGATCGAGCAACAACGCGAGGGCGCCACCCAGAGAGCGGACCGCACTCGAGACCGTCTGGTTTTCCGCCAGCCAGAAACGAGCGCATTAGAAGAGGCTGCCGGGAGCAAACCGAATTGCTCTAGGAAAGTGGCAGCCCCCGCCGGGCGGGAGACACTGCCGGGGGCTGCCCTGGCCACGACCCGCGAACGCAAACAGCAAGGTCAGCCCTTGCAAACCGAATTGCTCTAG
- a CDS encoding VOC family protein: protein MSNDDAAVFAGLHHIKIPVSDLVRSRAWYEQVLGYHVQFEFPDAEDGVVRGVAGEVPGLGEVGLALRENPEAARGLAGYDAFAFAIKDKAAAEAWVAKLDRLGVEHSPVIEASIGWIVRCFDPDGIEIRMYSWERLPEDHVGEPGYARPEVEVRAVG, encoded by the coding sequence ATGTCCAACGACGATGCCGCGGTCTTCGCCGGCCTGCACCACATCAAGATCCCGGTGTCCGACCTGGTCCGCAGCCGGGCCTGGTACGAGCAAGTGCTCGGCTACCACGTCCAGTTCGAGTTCCCCGACGCCGAGGACGGCGTCGTCCGCGGCGTCGCCGGCGAGGTTCCCGGCCTCGGCGAGGTCGGCCTCGCGCTGCGCGAGAACCCCGAGGCCGCCCGCGGCCTGGCCGGCTACGACGCGTTCGCGTTCGCCATCAAGGACAAGGCCGCCGCCGAGGCGTGGGTCGCGAAGCTCGACCGGCTCGGTGTCGAGCACTCGCCGGTCATCGAGGCGAGCATCGGCTGGATCGTGCGGTGCTTCGACCCGGACGGCATCGAGATCCGCATGTACAGCTGGGAGCGGCTGCCCGAGGACCACGTCGGCGAGCCGGGCTACGCGCGCCCCGAGGTCGAGGTCCGCGCCGTTGGCTAA
- a CDS encoding phosphotransferase, whose translation MTVPATEAAAVAARLGRSATVLSVDVLYEPMASATAGVWRVRGEDWSVVLKLVAHSDRARRRWQSGEEPSHWYYWRREVSLFESDLFDAFVDGLRAPECYGSFARPDGSVALWLEDLSGSGSQWPIERYEVTARQLGLLQRRFLDAVPSFPWLSRTFPSDYVELRREDGDVLRDDSAWAVVADKVGLTAADRQRYLAFWDDRERRTKALAELPQTLCHFDFHPLNLFDAAGDTVAIDWSFAGIGPIGADAATLVFDAMYDYFVPPERAAELFDVVARGYASGLGLPAADVRRAMVTFAAGHYSWTVPGVLGLVAAGRETCNGRPIDEGLPVWRSVGEFLLSLAES comes from the coding sequence GTGACGGTTCCCGCCACGGAAGCTGCCGCTGTTGCCGCGCGACTCGGCAGGAGCGCGACGGTCCTCTCGGTCGACGTTCTGTACGAGCCGATGGCGTCCGCGACCGCCGGCGTGTGGCGGGTCCGCGGCGAGGACTGGTCGGTCGTGCTCAAGCTGGTCGCGCACTCCGACCGGGCGCGGCGGCGCTGGCAGTCGGGTGAGGAGCCGTCGCACTGGTACTACTGGCGGCGCGAGGTCTCGCTGTTCGAGTCGGACCTGTTCGACGCGTTCGTCGACGGGCTGCGCGCGCCGGAGTGCTACGGGAGCTTCGCACGGCCGGACGGCTCCGTCGCGCTGTGGTTGGAGGATCTGTCCGGCAGCGGTTCGCAGTGGCCGATCGAAAGGTACGAGGTGACCGCCCGGCAGCTCGGCCTTCTGCAGCGCCGGTTCCTCGACGCGGTGCCCTCGTTCCCTTGGTTGTCTCGCACGTTCCCGAGCGACTACGTGGAGCTGCGCCGCGAGGACGGCGACGTCCTCCGCGACGACTCGGCGTGGGCGGTCGTCGCTGACAAGGTGGGGTTGACGGCGGCGGATCGTCAACGGTACTTGGCGTTCTGGGACGATCGCGAGCGTCGCACCAAGGCGCTCGCCGAGCTGCCGCAGACGTTGTGTCACTTCGACTTCCACCCCTTGAACCTGTTCGACGCCGCCGGCGACACGGTCGCGATCGACTGGTCGTTCGCCGGCATCGGTCCGATTGGCGCGGACGCGGCCACGCTGGTGTTCGACGCGATGTACGACTACTTCGTCCCGCCGGAACGGGCGGCCGAGCTGTTCGACGTCGTGGCCCGCGGCTACGCGTCCGGCCTCGGGCTGCCCGCGGCGGACGTACGTCGGGCGATGGTCACGTTCGCCGCTGGTCACTACTCGTGGACCGTTCCGGGTGTGCTCGGCCTGGTCGCGGCCGGGCGCGAGACCTGCAACGGGCGCCCGATAGACGAGGGCCTGCCGGTCTGGCGATCGGTCGGTGAGTTCCTGCTGTCGTTGGCGGAGAGCTAG
- a CDS encoding LytR/AlgR family response regulator transcription factor, with the protein MLRVLVVDDEAPALADLVYQLGQDPRVGTIRTASSGADALRALEQEQLDAIFLDIRMPGLTGLELAKVLARFAQAPPIVFVTAHDDHAVDAFELDVLDYLLKPVRPERLAEAVRRVEEKARATPAPPRESDDETISVELGGVTRFVQRSEVRYVEAHGDYARLHTGTTSHLVRVPLATLEERWKSAGFVRIHRRLLVSLAHVTEVRTDAGRCTVRVDGTELQVSRRHTPELRDILVRRARPGRTGAGDPRSLDK; encoded by the coding sequence ATGCTGCGCGTGCTCGTGGTCGATGACGAGGCCCCCGCTCTGGCGGACCTCGTCTACCAACTCGGGCAAGATCCCCGAGTCGGGACGATCCGCACCGCCAGCAGCGGCGCCGATGCGCTGAGGGCGCTGGAGCAAGAACAGCTCGACGCGATCTTCCTCGACATCCGGATGCCCGGGCTCACCGGACTCGAGCTCGCGAAGGTGCTCGCGCGCTTCGCCCAGGCCCCGCCGATCGTGTTCGTCACCGCGCACGACGACCACGCGGTCGACGCGTTCGAGCTCGACGTTCTCGACTACCTGCTCAAGCCGGTCCGTCCCGAACGCCTCGCCGAGGCCGTACGCCGGGTCGAGGAGAAGGCCCGCGCCACACCCGCCCCACCGCGGGAGAGCGACGACGAGACGATCTCCGTCGAGCTCGGCGGGGTCACCAGGTTCGTCCAGCGCAGCGAGGTCCGGTACGTCGAGGCGCACGGCGACTACGCGCGGCTGCATACCGGCACGACCAGCCACCTCGTCCGCGTCCCGCTCGCCACGCTCGAGGAACGTTGGAAGTCCGCCGGCTTCGTCCGCATCCACCGCCGCCTGCTGGTCTCGCTCGCGCACGTGACCGAGGTACGGACCGACGCAGGCCGCTGCACCGTACGCGTCGACGGCACCGAGCTGCAGGTGAGCCGCCGGCACACGCCCGAGCTGCGCGACATCCTCGTTCGCCGCGCCCGTCCCGGCCGCACCGGCGCCGGTGACCCGAGGTCGCTGGACAAGTGA
- a CDS encoding TIGR03620 family F420-dependent LLM class oxidoreductase → MTKLELGRIGVALGPQEGSAFVDAVLEIEALGYSTLWLSGGSLERLGQISDLVRATSTIKVVPGILSVSKFSAASVAALYAELESSHPGRYVVGLGGHYGPRPIEAIGAYLDELDSSPGVPASARVLAALGPKMLGLARDRAAGAYPFLVDPAYTASARAGLGPDSFLAVLQMATLETDAERARSIVREPLGFLSKLPGYHANLLRQGYSAEEIDGLSDRLVDAVGAWGTAETIAGRLREHLDAGADQVVLNPITGSYDLPLPYLREYAAALGLR, encoded by the coding sequence ATGACGAAGCTCGAGCTGGGTCGGATCGGTGTGGCGCTCGGACCGCAGGAGGGCAGCGCGTTCGTCGACGCGGTCCTCGAGATCGAGGCGCTCGGGTACTCGACGTTGTGGCTGTCCGGCGGATCGCTCGAGCGTCTCGGCCAGATCAGTGACCTGGTGCGGGCGACCTCGACGATCAAGGTCGTGCCGGGGATTTTGTCGGTGAGCAAGTTCTCGGCCGCGTCTGTCGCGGCTTTGTACGCCGAGCTCGAGTCGTCGCATCCGGGGCGGTACGTGGTCGGGCTCGGCGGGCACTACGGGCCTCGGCCGATCGAGGCGATCGGCGCGTACCTCGACGAGCTGGACTCGTCGCCGGGCGTTCCCGCTTCGGCGCGGGTGCTCGCGGCTCTGGGGCCGAAGATGTTGGGGCTGGCGCGCGACCGGGCGGCGGGCGCGTATCCGTTCCTCGTCGATCCCGCGTACACGGCCTCGGCGCGTGCGGGGCTCGGGCCGGACTCGTTCCTCGCGGTGCTGCAGATGGCGACGCTGGAGACCGACGCCGAGCGGGCGCGGTCGATCGTGCGCGAGCCGCTGGGGTTCTTGTCGAAGCTGCCGGGGTACCACGCGAACCTGCTCCGGCAGGGCTACTCCGCCGAGGAGATCGACGGGCTGAGCGACCGGCTCGTCGACGCGGTGGGGGCGTGGGGCACGGCCGAGACCATAGCCGGGCGGCTGCGCGAACACCTCGACGCCGGTGCGGACCAGGTCGTCCTGAACCCGATCACGGGCTCGTACGACCTGCCGCTTCCGTACCTGCGCGAGTACGCCGCCGCGCTCGGGCTGCGTTAG
- a CDS encoding oxidoreductase yields MPASDPFSAVARLEGVPAAAAAARDAVDVVLRDRGMRALTPDSTAEALLRGAWASAVLEGVEVELDDVRTGSPEPIVQGAVRLSTELLSLAPVVERAPLQAFARMHALVGKGFLDPSELGLVGSAEAADRLQELGRLLTAPTDAPAVVVAAIVHAELAVLRPFGWGDGLVARAAGRLLLSVRGLDPRSVTVPEDGHLRTRTSYADALAGYAAGSPSGVAAWLIHCADAVALGAAVIVGDHR; encoded by the coding sequence GTGCCCGCCTCCGATCCGTTCTCCGCCGTTGCCCGGTTGGAAGGCGTGCCAGCTGCCGCGGCCGCCGCCCGCGATGCCGTCGATGTTGTGCTTCGCGATCGCGGGATGCGTGCGCTCACCCCTGACTCCACCGCCGAGGCGTTGCTGCGCGGGGCTTGGGCGAGCGCTGTCCTCGAGGGTGTCGAGGTGGAGCTGGACGACGTACGTACCGGGTCGCCCGAGCCGATCGTGCAGGGTGCGGTCCGCCTCTCCACCGAGCTGCTGTCGCTCGCTCCGGTGGTCGAACGGGCGCCGCTGCAGGCGTTCGCGCGGATGCATGCCCTTGTGGGCAAGGGTTTCCTGGATCCGTCGGAGCTCGGGCTCGTGGGTAGCGCCGAAGCGGCCGACCGGCTGCAGGAACTCGGCCGGCTGTTGACCGCGCCGACAGACGCGCCGGCCGTGGTGGTGGCGGCGATCGTGCACGCGGAGCTGGCGGTGCTGCGCCCGTTCGGCTGGGGCGACGGCCTCGTCGCGCGCGCCGCCGGGCGGCTGCTGCTCTCGGTACGTGGCCTCGACCCGCGGTCGGTGACGGTGCCGGAGGACGGTCACCTGCGGACGCGGACCTCGTATGCCGACGCCCTCGCGGGCTACGCCGCCGGCTCCCCGTCTGGCGTGGCCGCCTGGCTGATCCACTGCGCCGACGCCGTCGCCCTCGGTGCCGCGGTCATCGTCGGCGACCACCGGTGA
- a CDS encoding NUDIX hydrolase, whose protein sequence is MSALEDTPDDAQRIHAYAVELAAMAQNGLNYGTDKYDLARYERIQAMAAELLGMLADTDAGPFRRALAAESGHATPKVDVRGALFEGDRVLLVREGRDGKWTLPGGWADALDTPAEATVREFYEEAGLHVRATRLVAVHDASTQNGHAASPWHTYKLFFLVERLDDAEPQAGLDGETTDVGFFDLDDLPELSWTRSNADQLRLMLEMSRDPGRPAAFD, encoded by the coding sequence ATGAGCGCACTCGAGGACACTCCGGACGATGCCCAGCGGATCCACGCGTACGCGGTCGAACTGGCCGCGATGGCGCAGAACGGGCTGAACTACGGGACCGACAAGTACGACCTCGCGCGGTACGAGCGGATCCAGGCCATGGCGGCGGAGCTGCTCGGGATGCTCGCCGACACCGACGCGGGCCCGTTCCGGCGCGCGCTCGCCGCGGAGTCGGGGCACGCGACGCCGAAGGTCGACGTCCGCGGCGCGCTGTTCGAGGGCGACCGGGTGCTGCTCGTCCGGGAGGGCCGCGACGGCAAGTGGACGCTGCCAGGCGGCTGGGCGGACGCGCTCGACACGCCGGCCGAGGCGACCGTGCGCGAGTTCTACGAGGAAGCCGGCCTGCACGTGCGCGCGACGCGGCTCGTGGCGGTGCACGACGCGAGTACGCAGAACGGGCATGCGGCCAGCCCATGGCACACGTACAAGCTGTTCTTCCTGGTCGAACGGCTCGACGACGCCGAACCGCAAGCGGGGCTGGACGGTGAGACCACCGACGTCGGCTTCTTCGACCTCGACGACCTGCCCGAGCTGTCGTGGACGCGCAGCAACGCCGACCAGCTGCGGCTGATGCTGGAGATGTCCCGCGATCCGGGCAGACCCGCTGCTTTTGACTAA
- a CDS encoding HAD family hydrolase: MPRTAAFFDLDKTIVAKSSTLAFSPSLYRGGLINRRDVLRSAYGQLVYRLGGADHQQMLKVREYLSLMVAGWDVQTVREIVADTLQHVVQPLVYAEAVELIDEHHKAGRDVIIVSTAGADVVEPIGELLGADRVIATQLGVEHGKYTGEITFYAYGDDKAHAMRELADEQGYDLEHSYAYSDSITDAPMLEVVGHSFAVNPDRALRRLATVCHWPILSWTQATALRRRTAFGVRWRSLGAAAVAGGAAAAGLVWVASKRRIQR, from the coding sequence GTGCCTCGGACCGCCGCATTTTTCGATCTCGACAAGACAATCGTGGCGAAATCGAGCACGCTCGCGTTCAGTCCCTCGCTGTATCGGGGCGGCCTGATCAACCGGCGCGATGTCCTCCGGAGCGCGTACGGCCAGCTCGTCTACCGCCTCGGCGGCGCCGACCACCAGCAGATGCTCAAGGTCCGCGAGTACCTCTCGCTGATGGTCGCCGGCTGGGACGTCCAGACCGTCCGCGAGATCGTCGCCGACACGCTGCAGCACGTGGTCCAGCCGCTGGTGTACGCCGAGGCCGTCGAGCTCATCGACGAGCACCACAAGGCCGGCCGCGACGTCATCATCGTCTCCACCGCCGGTGCCGACGTGGTCGAGCCGATCGGCGAGCTGCTCGGCGCGGACCGCGTGATCGCCACTCAGCTCGGCGTCGAGCACGGCAAGTACACCGGCGAGATCACGTTCTACGCGTACGGCGACGACAAGGCCCACGCGATGCGCGAGCTCGCGGACGAGCAGGGCTACGACCTCGAGCACAGCTATGCGTACTCCGACTCGATCACCGACGCCCCGATGCTCGAGGTGGTCGGCCACTCGTTCGCAGTGAACCCCGACCGAGCGCTGCGACGACTCGCCACCGTCTGCCATTGGCCGATCCTCAGCTGGACCCAGGCCACCGCACTCCGCCGCAGAACGGCCTTCGGCGTCCGCTGGCGATCGCTCGGAGCCGCCGCCGTAGCGGGCGGCGCTGCCGCCGCCGGACTGGTCTGGGTCGCGTCGAAACGGCGAATCCAAAGGTAA
- a CDS encoding TetR/AcrR family transcriptional regulator, with amino-acid sequence MSETVKRYRSTVREEAARRTRALIREAAVRLFVSQGIAGTTMKQIAASAGVAERTVYTVFPTKADLFKEALDVATVGDEDPVAVADRPEFTQLLSERDPVVAVRQHVDYGVELLERAGDLLMTAAESAGADPAMRAIVEAGATAMSANMGTLAAAWSRNGLLRPDLSAAEAGAVLFTLSSVQVHQLLRRRQGWSVEQYREWMVDTLLRTVVAA; translated from the coding sequence GTGAGCGAGACGGTCAAGCGGTATCGGTCGACAGTGCGTGAAGAGGCGGCTCGGAGGACTCGGGCGCTGATTCGCGAGGCGGCCGTGCGGTTGTTCGTCTCGCAGGGCATCGCGGGGACCACGATGAAGCAGATCGCCGCATCGGCGGGGGTTGCCGAGCGGACCGTCTACACGGTGTTCCCGACGAAGGCGGACCTGTTCAAGGAGGCCTTGGACGTCGCGACCGTGGGCGACGAGGATCCCGTCGCGGTGGCGGACCGGCCGGAGTTCACCCAGCTGCTGTCGGAGCGGGATCCGGTGGTCGCCGTACGCCAGCACGTGGACTACGGCGTCGAGCTGCTCGAACGCGCGGGGGACCTGTTGATGACCGCGGCCGAGTCGGCGGGCGCGGACCCGGCGATGCGCGCGATCGTCGAGGCGGGCGCGACGGCGATGTCGGCGAACATGGGCACGCTCGCCGCGGCGTGGTCGCGGAACGGGCTGCTCCGGCCGGACCTGTCGGCCGCTGAGGCGGGGGCGGTGCTCTTCACCTTGAGCAGCGTGCAGGTGCACCAGCTGCTGCGCCGACGGCAGGGCTGGTCGGTCGAGCAGTACCGGGAGTGGATGGTCGACACGTTGCTGCGTACGGTCGTCGCTGCCTGA